A stretch of Schaalia odontolytica DNA encodes these proteins:
- a CDS encoding helix-turn-helix domain-containing protein, which produces MTEHDDRRVCPVTGEPLLDGEYLSRGGAARVRVATASMPGLMSDLAYAASHGVRTGEQVGGAGVPSSRAPLNLALMIEVDEMCDSILTWATLLLSHVMGPSYWVRPGDWWMVARVFDLHEDKLRRWSEAEQCADEVLYSVARLERLASPGRQRLVYVGSCSQCDADLLVRDPDEEATTCRECGAVEQIGEAWERLLSKARESLLPRSRATRVAEILAGTQIKDPTVRKWTQRGQLAPRARRGGDRLYRVGDIERLATRRM; this is translated from the coding sequence ATGACTGAGCATGACGACCGCCGGGTTTGCCCGGTGACGGGTGAGCCTCTCCTCGACGGAGAGTACCTGTCTCGCGGCGGCGCTGCCCGCGTCCGTGTGGCGACCGCGTCGATGCCAGGACTCATGAGCGACCTCGCCTATGCTGCGTCGCACGGCGTGCGCACGGGTGAGCAGGTCGGCGGCGCTGGTGTCCCATCGTCGAGGGCTCCTCTCAACCTCGCGCTCATGATCGAGGTTGACGAGATGTGCGACTCGATCCTGACGTGGGCGACGCTGCTCCTCTCGCACGTGATGGGTCCGTCCTACTGGGTGCGCCCCGGCGATTGGTGGATGGTCGCGCGCGTATTCGACCTGCACGAGGACAAGCTCCGCAGGTGGTCGGAAGCCGAGCAGTGCGCAGACGAAGTTCTGTACTCGGTCGCGCGCCTTGAGCGTCTCGCCTCCCCCGGCAGACAGCGCCTCGTCTACGTCGGCTCGTGCAGCCAGTGCGACGCTGATCTTCTCGTCCGCGACCCAGATGAGGAGGCGACGACTTGCCGGGAGTGCGGAGCGGTCGAGCAGATCGGCGAAGCCTGGGAGCGACTCCTCTCGAAAGCTCGTGAGTCTCTGCTGCCGCGCTCGCGGGCGACCCGCGTCGCGGAGATCCTGGCTGGCACGCAGATCAAGGATCCGACTGTCCGGAAGTGGACGCAGCGGGGGCAGCTGGCGCCCCGGGCGAGGAGGGGCGGGGATCGCCTCTACCGGGTCGGGGATATTGAGAGGCTGGCGACACGCAGAATGTAG
- a CDS encoding single-stranded DNA-binding protein: protein MAGETVITVIGNLTADPELRWTQSGAAVADFTVASTPRTYDRNAGEWRDGDTLFIRCSVWRETAENVAESLRKGMRVIVQGRLTQRSYDTQQGERRTVVELQVDEVGPSLRRARAQVTRVQAQAASAPSASASASGGAAGWGQETPQHDPWGEPGGSAFGSEPPF from the coding sequence ATGGCCGGAGAAACCGTCATCACTGTCATCGGTAACCTGACCGCTGACCCCGAACTGCGTTGGACGCAGTCTGGCGCCGCAGTCGCAGACTTCACCGTCGCGTCGACCCCGAGAACCTACGACCGTAACGCCGGCGAATGGCGCGACGGCGACACCCTCTTCATACGCTGCTCCGTGTGGCGCGAAACCGCTGAGAACGTCGCCGAGTCGCTGCGCAAGGGTATGCGCGTCATCGTTCAGGGTCGCCTCACCCAGCGCTCGTATGACACCCAGCAGGGCGAGCGCCGCACGGTAGTTGAGCTGCAGGTCGACGAGGTCGGCCCCTCCCTGCGCCGCGCACGCGCACAGGTCACCCGTGTTCAGGCACAGGCCGCGAGCGCACCGTCCGCGAGCGCGTCGGCCTCTGGCGGTGCGGCTGGGTGGGGGCAGGAGACTCCGCAGCATGACCCGTGGGGTGAGCCTGGCGGGTCGGCGTTCGGGTCTGAGCCGCCGTTCTGA
- a CDS encoding tape measure protein: MRPSTTCRIFRGITSQLAANNVEGFDKLAEAAGNLNAVSGGSAETYKQVGLALVQVNGAGKLATQDWNQIANAIPGASGKIQKALLDAGAYTGNFRDAMAQGQISAKNLTRHC; the protein is encoded by the coding sequence ATGAGACCGTCTACGACCTGTCGGATATTCAGGGGCATCACGTCACAGCTCGCAGCGAATAACGTCGAGGGCTTCGACAAGCTCGCGGAAGCAGCGGGCAACCTGAACGCGGTCTCGGGCGGCTCTGCCGAGACCTACAAGCAGGTTGGCCTCGCGCTCGTTCAGGTCAACGGTGCCGGGAAGCTGGCAACGCAGGACTGGAATCAGATCGCAAACGCGATCCCCGGCGCGTCCGGCAAGATCCAGAAAGCGCTCCTCGACGCGGGTGCCTACACGGGGAATTTTCGCGATGCGATGGCCCAGGGCCAGATCAGCGCGAAGAATTTAACGAGGCATTGCTGA
- a CDS encoding HNH endonuclease — translation MAWVRVGDEALSHPKLMSLYDVEGAEDISIVEMFGFLMALATYSAKHLTDGIIERGAAFRDGDRSRSAHLIDVAVGAGLLTWVEVEGKRKLRLFTDEEFIHVQPREEVMRRRARSRENRDPNKKAAVIFRDGDQCRYCGKVVRWTGPTGYNLGTLDHIDPDSLGDAPVDGLVVACHECNSSRGHAREAFDAASPLRPVPATPYYGVWSAEFLTRYGYEAAPSVDPGTPVDPASEPPARGVLPGRGSGAPVDPGRGSSGHAEAAVRDPGTPERCASEGPRIRPSSDSSPNPGPTSKGIKANTLGSGRDGTGRAGQGRAGTGQAGKGQAGHPRTPQQKQTSKRNRRRRRR, via the coding sequence ATGGCCTGGGTCAGAGTGGGCGACGAAGCACTGAGCCACCCGAAGCTCATGAGCTTGTACGACGTGGAGGGCGCCGAGGACATCTCGATCGTCGAAATGTTCGGCTTCCTCATGGCACTCGCGACCTACTCGGCCAAGCACCTAACAGACGGAATCATCGAGAGAGGTGCGGCGTTCCGCGACGGCGATCGTTCGCGGAGTGCGCACCTGATTGATGTGGCGGTCGGCGCCGGGCTGCTCACGTGGGTTGAAGTGGAGGGCAAGCGGAAGCTGCGCCTGTTCACGGACGAGGAGTTTATCCACGTCCAGCCGCGCGAGGAGGTCATGCGTCGCCGTGCGCGGTCGCGGGAGAATCGCGACCCGAACAAGAAAGCTGCTGTGATTTTCCGCGACGGCGACCAGTGCCGTTACTGCGGGAAGGTCGTGCGGTGGACCGGCCCGACAGGTTACAACCTCGGCACGCTCGATCACATTGACCCGGACTCGCTGGGGGACGCCCCGGTCGATGGTCTCGTGGTCGCCTGTCATGAGTGCAACTCCTCGCGCGGGCACGCGCGGGAGGCGTTCGATGCGGCCTCGCCACTGCGTCCCGTCCCGGCCACGCCCTATTACGGAGTGTGGTCGGCAGAATTCCTCACCAGGTACGGATATGAAGCCGCGCCGTCCGTGGATCCGGGCACGCCCGTTGACCCCGCCTCAGAGCCGCCCGCGAGGGGCGTGCTCCCGGGCCGAGGGTCCGGAGCGCCTGTTGACCCCGGGCGCGGCTCCAGCGGCCACGCTGAGGCCGCTGTGCGTGACCCCGGCACACCTGAGCGGTGTGCGTCCGAGGGTCCGCGTATTCGACCTAGTTCGGACTCAAGTCCGAACCCTGGTCCGACGTCGAAGGGTATCAAGGCGAATACTCTCGGGTCGGGTAGGGACGGGACGGGACGGGCAGGCCAGGGAAGGGCAGGCACGGGCCAGGCAGGGAAGGGCCAGGCCGGGCACCCGCGAACACCTCAGCAGAAGCAGACAAGCAAGCGGAACCGTAGAAGGAGAAGAAGGTAA